GCTCCCGCGCGTGAGGCCGAAGAGCGTGCCCCGAGCCCGCGGCTCCCAGTGCGGCGCACCCAGGCCCGTGAACGCCGGGACGAAGTAGACGCCGTCGTTGCTCTCCAGCGAGCGGGCCAGCGCGTCCGTCTCCTCGGCCTGCTCCACGATGCCGAGCCCGTCGCGGAGCCACTGCACCGCGGCGCCCGCGATGAAGATGGAGCCCTCCAGCGCGAACGCCCGCTCGCCGCGCGGGCCGCAGGCGGCGGTGGTGAGCATCCCGTGCTTCGACGCCACGCGCTCGGCGCCGGTGTTCACCAGGAGGAAGGCGCCCGTGCCGTACGTGTTCTTCCCCTCCCCCGCCGTCCAGCAGCCGTGGCCAAAGAGCGCCGCCTGCTGGTCCCCCGCGATCCCCGCGATGGGGACCTCGCTGCCGAATGCGTCACCGGATGTCGCGCCGTAGACCTCGCTGGAGGCGCGCACCTGCGGGAGCACCGCCGCCGGGACGCCGAACAGGTCCAGCATCGCCGGGTCCCACGCGCCGTCGTCCAGCGAGTAGAGGAGGGTGCGCGAGGCGTTGGTCGGGTCGGTCAGGTGCAGGCCGCCGCCGGTGAGCTTCCAAACCAGCCAGCTGTCGATGGTCCCCGCCGCCAGCTCCCCAGCCTCCGCGCGGCGGCGCGCATCGGGGACGTTGTCCAGGAGCCACGACAGCTTGGTGCCGCTGAAATACGGGTCGATCACGAGTCCGGTGCGCGCGCGGACGTCCTCCTCGTGGCCCGCATCCTTGAGGGCGCGGCAGACGTCGGCGGTGCGGCCGTCCTGCCAGACTAGGGCGCGATGCAGCGGACGGCCCGTGGCGCGGTTCCAGAGCACGATCGTCTCGCGCTGGTTGGTGATGCCGATCCCCGCGAGCCCCTCCATCGCCATATCCGCATCCGCGACAGCGGCGGCGGCCACGCGGCGCGTCGTCTCCCAGATCTCCTCCGCGTCGTGCTCCACCCACCCCGGCCGCGGAAAGTGCTGGCCGAACTCGCTGTATCCACGCCCCCGCACCCGCCCCTCCACGTCGATCACCAGACAGGTGACGCCGGTCGTCCCTTCATCGATCGCAAGGATCATGTGGATGCGCGGGTGGAGGATGGGGTCGGGTCGATCGGCCGGCAAAGCGGATCGCGCGGCTCGTCCGCGGCCGGCGGGCGGACGAAGGCGGCCACGCGCGCCTCGCACGCGCCGAGCTCCGCGAAGTTGCGCTGCGCTTCCGCCAGGGTGACCGCGTTGGCACCGAGCGTCATCGGATCGCGGAGCTGCGCGGCGTCGTCCTCCCAGAAGCAGACCGGGCAGATCTCGTGCGAACCCGGCGCCGTGCCGAAGACGAGATGGCCGCAGCAGGGGCACGGGAAGCG
Above is a genomic segment from Longimicrobium sp. containing:
- a CDS encoding CPCC family cysteine-rich protein yields the protein MALSSPACLRGGAGPERFPCPCCGHLVFGTAPGSHEICPVCFWEDDAAQLRDPMTLGANAVTLAEAQRNFAELGACEARVAAFVRPPAADEPRDPLCRPIDPTPSSTRAST
- the glpK gene encoding glycerol kinase GlpK, translated to MILAIDEGTTGVTCLVIDVEGRVRGRGYSEFGQHFPRPGWVEHDAEEIWETTRRVAAAAVADADMAMEGLAGIGITNQRETIVLWNRATGRPLHRALVWQDGRTADVCRALKDAGHEEDVRARTGLVIDPYFSGTKLSWLLDNVPDARRRAEAGELAAGTIDSWLVWKLTGGGLHLTDPTNASRTLLYSLDDGAWDPAMLDLFGVPAAVLPQVRASSEVYGATSGDAFGSEVPIAGIAGDQQAALFGHGCWTAGEGKNTYGTGAFLLVNTGAERVASKHGMLTTAACGPRGERAFALEGSIFIAGAAVQWLRDGLGIVEQAEETDALARSLESNDGVYFVPAFTGLGAPHWEPRARGTLFGLTRGSTRAHVARAALEAMAYSTADVVEAMQADAGVTLPELRVDGGATSNDWLMQYQADVLGVPVRRPAMVEVTARGAAGLAGLATGVWRTPEELDAARPEETVFTPAADDAARGEWQRGWRRAVGAARAWAATEEES